TTTAAATATGCAAAAGAAAATAATATAAAAATAATAGCCTTTACAGGAGAAACTGGTGGAAAAATGAAAGAATATGCAGATATACTGATAAATATTCCATCAAATGATACACCAAGAATACAAGAATCACATATAACAATAGGTCATATAATCTGTGAAATAGTAGAAAAAGAAATATTCGGAGAGGAAAAATAATGATAAAACAAGCTGTAATATTAGCTGGAGGATTAGGAACAAGATTAAAAAGTGTTGTAAAAGATATTCCTAAACCAATGGCATTAATTGGAGATAAACCTTTTTTAGAATATCAAATAAACATATTAAAAGAAAATGGATTTGAAAAAGTATTATTACTAACAGGATATAAAGGTGAAATAATAGAAGATTATTTCAAAGATGGAAAAGAATTTGGAATAAAAATAGAATATTCAAAGGAACAAGAACCCTTAGGAACAGGTGGAGCAGTATTTAATGCATGGAATAAATTAGACGAAGAATTTATATTATTAAATGGTGATACATTTTTTGATATTCAATATGAGATATTGTTCGATTTCATAAATAAAAAAAAAGCAGATGCATTAATAGTTTTGAGATTTAGTGAAGATATCTCAAGATATGGATTTGTTGAAATAGATGAAAATTATAAAATAACAAATTTTATTGAAAAAGGTAAATTACCAGAAAATAGAATAGATGGATATATAAACGGTGGAATATATTATTTCAAAAAAGATACTTTAAAAAAATATTATGAACAATACAAAAATCAGAAAATCTCAATAGAAACCAATATATTTCCTGAATTAATAAAAGAAGGTAATTTATATGGATTACCAACAGGTGGAAAATTTATAGATATAGGAATACCAGAAGATTATCAAAAAGCACAAAAAATAATTCCAGAATGGATAAAAAAAGAAAGAAAACCAGCATTATTTATAGATAGAGATGGAACAATAATAGAGGATCCAGGATATATTCACGGAACGAATTTAAAATTTATAGACAAAACATTTGATATAATAAAAAAAGCAAAAGAAGAAGGAAAATACGTAATAATAATAACAAATCAAGCTGGTATAGCTAAAGGAAAATTTACAGAAGAAGAATCAATAAAAACAACAGAATATATAATAGAATATTATAGAAAAAAAGGAATAACAATAGACG
This is a stretch of genomic DNA from Marinitoga piezophila KA3. It encodes these proteins:
- a CDS encoding HAD-IIIA family hydrolase; its protein translation is MIKQAVILAGGLGTRLKSVVKDIPKPMALIGDKPFLEYQINILKENGFEKVLLLTGYKGEIIEDYFKDGKEFGIKIEYSKEQEPLGTGGAVFNAWNKLDEEFILLNGDTFFDIQYEILFDFINKKKADALIVLRFSEDISRYGFVEIDENYKITNFIEKGKLPENRIDGYINGGIYYFKKDTLKKYYEQYKNQKISIETNIFPELIKEGNLYGLPTGGKFIDIGIPEDYQKAQKIIPEWIKKERKPALFIDRDGTIIEDPGYIHGTNLKFIDKTFDIIKKAKEEGKYVIIITNQAGIAKGKFTEEESIKTTEYIIEYYRKKGITIDDYYYCPYHPEGTIEKYKKYSLARKPNPGMILKACEDYRIDLRNSMMIGDNEKVDSIFLWQITIKIQK